CTGAACTCGAAAGCCAGGAAGTAGAGATTGATACCAACCTCATTGATGAAGCCGGTGAGGTGGATTGGCAATATCTAGACACAAAGGCACAACGCTTGGTGGCAGAAGTTTTTGCCAGCTTACCCCTGGCTTAGCTTTTGCCATGAGCGATGCGCTTCCATAGGAAGATAGCTAATGGAGGCGAAAAGCAGGAAGAAAATGATTCAAGAATTACACGATGTTCAGCAAAAGGCTGGGGCGACTTTTGAGTCAGTTGGCGATGTAACGATTCCCGTAAGTTTCGGGAACGATACAACCGCGATTCAAGCCGCACGTCAGGGTGTTGCCTTGGTGGACTTATCCCATTGGGGATTGCTGAAAATCTCCGGTGATGACAGACTGCGCTACTTACACAACCAAAGTACCAATGACTTCCAAAAACTCAAACCAGGACAGGGCTGTGATACGGTTTTTGTCACCTCTACCGCCCGCACCATTGACTTGGCAACGGCTTATGTTACAGAAGATGCCGTGTTCCTCCTCGTCTCTCCCAATCGGCGTCAGCAACTGATCGAGTGGCTGGATCGTTATATTTTTCCCATGGATCAGGTGGAATTAAAGGATGTGTCCCACGAGAATGTCACCTTCAGCTTAATTGGGTCAGTAAGTGATGCTTTGTTGCAACAATTAAGTGATGAAGTTCTGATCGAGGATGCCTATGCCAGTCACCAAGAACTAATGCTTAATGGACTTCAAGTACGTGTGGCAGTGGGCAACGGCTTGGGATTACCCGGATATACGCTGATCGTTTCTGCGAGTCATGCCGCGAGACTCTGGCAGGTGCTGACAGAAGCGGGAGGGATGCCTATGGGCGATCGCATCTGGGAACAACTGCGAATTCAGCAAGGGCGTCCTGTGCCCGATCGCGAACTCACCGAAGATTATAATCCGCTGGAAGTTGGTTTATGGCAAACCATTTCTTTTGATAAAGGTTGTTACATTGGTCAGGAAACGATTGCCCGATTAAATACTTATAAAGGCGTCAAGCAACAACTCTGGGGCGTCCGCCTGAAAGCACCGGTTGAACCGGGAGCCGTGGTCATGGTAGGAGAAGAAAAAGTCGGTAAGCTGACCAGTTTGACAGAAACTGACCAAGGGTTGTTTGGTTTAGCTTATATCCGCACGAAAGCGGGTGGCAAGGGATTAAACGTGCAAGTTGCAGATGTAGAGGGTGAAGTCGTGGATGTTCCGTTTTTAACCCATGATTATCCAGCTTGAGAGATATCTGAAGAACAGAAAACGCAGCACCAACAAAATCTAAAATCCCAAATTAGGAATGCCGGATGGGAATCTCAATCATAAACTCAGTGCCCTGCCCCGGAACAGAAATGCACTGTAATTGTCCACCGTGTTTTTCAACAACAATTTGGTAGCTAATCGACAATCCTAAACCCGTACCTTTGCCCGCTGGTTTCGTGGTAAAAAAGGGGTTAAACAGCTTTTGTTTAACCTCTTCCGTCATGCCTAGGCCATTATCTTTGATGCGAATGATCACCCAGTGGTTATCTCTTGTTTCGGTGCAAATCTTGATTTTCGGCTTTGTTGCATAGTTAGGTTGGGAAATTTTTTCGATCTCCCCCAGTGCATCGGTGTGAATCACCAGGGCATCGTGATCGTGAGCAAAACGGGACGCGATCGCGTCTATCGCGTTGCTAATCAAATTCATAAATACTTGGTTCAACTGCCCTGCATAACACACCACCTGTGGCAGATTTCCATAGTTTTTGCTCACCTCAATTTCCGGACTTCCTCCCTTGGCTTTTAAGCGATGCCGCAAAATCATGAGAGTGTGATCAATCCCTTCATGAATATCAACCGAACTCATTTCATCTTCATCAGGTCTGGAGAAGTTTCGCAGCGATAGCACGATTTCGTTAATGCGGTCAGCACCCACTTTCATTGAATTCAGTAATTTGGGCAGGTCTTTGATAATAAAATCCAGGTCGATTTCTTGAAGTTCATACTTAATTTCTTCAACCGGCTGAGGATAGTAATCTTGGTAAAGATGCACGATTCTCAGCAAATCTTGGATATAGTCACAGGCATAGTTGATATTGACGGTAATGAAGCTGACGGGATTGTTAATTTCGTGAGCTACACCTGCCAGCAATTGCCCTAAGCTGGACATTTTTTCAGTCTGCACCAACTGAGCTTGAGTTTCCTGCAAATCCTGTAGCGCTTGTTCTAATTCTGCGGCTTTGGTATTGGCTCGCGAGTTGGAAATTTGCAGATCTAAGTTTTGTTGAGCAAGTTGGGCGGCGGTGCATTTTTCCTTCTCCAACAGGCAGGCGTGAGCCAGAGCAATGCCAACTTGAGCGGCGACGGCTTCCAACAGTTCAATGTCACTACTCGTCCAATAGCGGTAGGCATCACACTGATGTAAGCTAAGCACACCATTGGGTTGGCCTTGATAAGATGTGCGAATTGCCAACATCGATTGGATATCCATCGCCTGACACAGATGGAGGGTGTTGGCGAACAGGGGTTCAGTGTAAACATTGGTCGAAGCGATCGCCCGATCGGTAGCTAACACCTGCTGGATGTGAACATTCCCCTCCACCGGAACTTCAAACGCCTCGATCGAGGAATAGCCGGCTTCTAAATACTCCGCCACTAAAGATAATGTGGGTTGGGGTGCGGCTTGATAAAGAAAAATCATGCAGCGATTCACCAACAGCGCTTCTCCCAGTTGCGTCACTGTGGTTTGGAAGATGTGCTGCGGATCAAGGGAGGAGCGAATCTCGCTGGTGATTTGCTTAAGTAATTCAGCACGTTCGTAAGAACGCCGGAGCGCCGCTTCTGCCTGCTTGCGTTCTGTAATATCCGTATGAATAGCGATCGTGCCGACTACCTCACCGGTAACATCTTTAATGGCATCGATTCGCAAGGCAATTTGCCGTCTGGAATGGTTACGAGACACCATCTCGACTTCACCCTGCCAGGATTGACCACTGACTGCGATCGCCAACACCTCGTGCATGACCTTAGCATCTGGAAACAGGATGGTAAATCCGCCAGCCCCATTGAGCTGCTCCAGCGTATAGCCGAACATTTGACCAAATGCGGGATTGAGGTAGGTAAACCGAACCAGCAGCGTGTCAGCAATGGCGATCGCATCACTGGCGTTTTCAACGGCTTTGCTAATGTGTAGGAGTGCCGCTTCTGTGCGTTTGGCAGCGGTGATGTCTTCGACCATACTCACCACAAACAACAGGCTCCCGGATGAATCGCGAACCAGTGAAACACTCAGGCGTCCCCAAACCAAGTAACCTTGTTTGTGGAAGTAGCGCTTCTCCATCTGGTAGGAGGGAATAGAACCTGCCAGGAGTTCCTGGTAGAGGGTAGCATCAGCGGCTGTATCGTCGGGATGAGTAATCGTGATCTGCCGCAGTTCCTGTTCGCTGTAACCGAACATTTGGTGTAAGGCTCGATTGCTGGCAATGATCTCTCCAGAGGGGTCACTCAGCGCAATTCCCAGCGCTGCATTTTCAAAGATGGCTCGGAAATGAGCTTCACTAGGCTGTCGCGACTCCTGAAGTCGGAAGCGCTCTGTCACATCACGAGCGGTGACGGCAATACCTTCTACTGTCTCATCCGCTAATAAATTGGTAGCCGTGACTTCTAACATGCACCAAGAGCCGTCTTTACACAAGGCACGGAAAGTAATTGGTGATAACATTGAACCAGGGTCTGCGACCCGCAATTGCTTCCAAGCCGCCTTCACGGCTGCGACATCTTGGGGTGCAATGTACCTGAAGCCATGTTGCCCCACTAATTCTTCGGGGGAGTAACCCAGGATACGTTCCAGGGCAGGGCTGTTGTACAGGATGGTACCACTGGCAGAGACAACGGTAATCAGGTCACAAGAGTGTTGAATCAGCGATCGCCATTTGGCTTTACTTCGTTCTATCACGGCTTCGGCTTGCTTGGTCAGCGCGAGGTTACGGGCAAGAGTGACGTACTCCAGCTCTCCCTTTTCCGGATTGTGGGGCATACTGCCTGAGGAGAGATGGGGCGAATTGGCGCTGAGAGAGTGTAGCTGTTCTAAAAGGGGTTCCAGAGCCGCTGTTCGTTCTTTTAGTCGGACTTCCAGAGCCTCATTGGTCTGTTGTAGGGCGGCAATCACGCGCTCTTGACGGGTGATATCTGTAGCGATACCATCCAAGCGAGTCGGTTGGCCTGCGCTATCGTAAATCACTTGCAGGCGATCGCGCAACCAGCGGATTTCGCCACTGGGACGGACAATCCGATATTCCATACCTCCACCGCCTGTTTCCAGAACTTTCTGTCTTTGAGTCCATACGTGAGGGCGGTCTTCTGGATGAATAATGTCTAACCAAAGCGTTTGGTTCTCAAAAAATTCGTGACTGGGACGCCCATAGATGGACTCAGCGGCGGGATTAAGGTATATCAACTCAAAGCGATCTAGGGTCGCTGACCAGACCACATCTTCTAAGGCATTAAGAAGGTGGTTGAGTCGTTGTTCACAGGTATTCAGCGAGGCTGCGAGTTTTTGGTCTTCCGG
This sequence is a window from Microcoleus sp. AS-A8. Protein-coding genes within it:
- a CDS encoding folate-binding protein, which gives rise to MIQELHDVQQKAGATFESVGDVTIPVSFGNDTTAIQAARQGVALVDLSHWGLLKISGDDRLRYLHNQSTNDFQKLKPGQGCDTVFVTSTARTIDLATAYVTEDAVFLLVSPNRRQQLIEWLDRYIFPMDQVELKDVSHENVTFSLIGSVSDALLQQLSDEVLIEDAYASHQELMLNGLQVRVAVGNGLGLPGYTLIVSASHAARLWQVLTEAGGMPMGDRIWEQLRIQQGRPVPDRELTEDYNPLEVGLWQTISFDKGCYIGQETIARLNTYKGVKQQLWGVRLKAPVEPGAVVMVGEEKVGKLTSLTETDQGLFGLAYIRTKAGGKGLNVQVADVEGEVVDVPFLTHDYPA
- a CDS encoding PAS domain S-box protein — translated: MQYLDKSDTRLKLALQATKSGMWEWHFLTGQVAWSENFEAVWGLAPSTLKGTYKSLLQQICVQDRRFVTRSLARAIRKQANYSIEFRIHCPDGSIRWLKSEGEVYGDGSPHPVKITGLCQDITSDKQAEGTPRQPPAHKPEDQKLAASLNTCEQRLNHLLNALEDVVWSATLDRFELIYLNPAAESIYGRPSHEFFENQTLWLDIIHPEDRPHVWTQRQKVLETGGGGMEYRIVRPSGEIRWLRDRLQVIYDSAGQPTRLDGIATDITRQERVIAALQQTNEALEVRLKERTAALEPLLEQLHSLSANSPHLSSGSMPHNPEKGELEYVTLARNLALTKQAEAVIERSKAKWRSLIQHSCDLITVVSASGTILYNSPALERILGYSPEELVGQHGFRYIAPQDVAAVKAAWKQLRVADPGSMLSPITFRALCKDGSWCMLEVTATNLLADETVEGIAVTARDVTERFRLQESRQPSEAHFRAIFENAALGIALSDPSGEIIASNRALHQMFGYSEQELRQITITHPDDTAADATLYQELLAGSIPSYQMEKRYFHKQGYLVWGRLSVSLVRDSSGSLLFVVSMVEDITAAKRTEAALLHISKAVENASDAIAIADTLLVRFTYLNPAFGQMFGYTLEQLNGAGGFTILFPDAKVMHEVLAIAVSGQSWQGEVEMVSRNHSRRQIALRIDAIKDVTGEVVGTIAIHTDITERKQAEAALRRSYERAELLKQITSEIRSSLDPQHIFQTTVTQLGEALLVNRCMIFLYQAAPQPTLSLVAEYLEAGYSSIEAFEVPVEGNVHIQQVLATDRAIASTNVYTEPLFANTLHLCQAMDIQSMLAIRTSYQGQPNGVLSLHQCDAYRYWTSSDIELLEAVAAQVGIALAHACLLEKEKCTAAQLAQQNLDLQISNSRANTKAAELEQALQDLQETQAQLVQTEKMSSLGQLLAGVAHEINNPVSFITVNINYACDYIQDLLRIVHLYQDYYPQPVEEIKYELQEIDLDFIIKDLPKLLNSMKVGADRINEIVLSLRNFSRPDEDEMSSVDIHEGIDHTLMILRHRLKAKGGSPEIEVSKNYGNLPQVVCYAGQLNQVFMNLISNAIDAIASRFAHDHDALVIHTDALGEIEKISQPNYATKPKIKICTETRDNHWVIIRIKDNGLGMTEEVKQKLFNPFFTTKPAGKGTGLGLSISYQIVVEKHGGQLQCISVPGQGTEFMIEIPIRHS